Proteins found in one Sphingobium sp. V4 genomic segment:
- a CDS encoding TlpA disulfide reductase family protein, with protein sequence MILLLPAALAACDRQSRSPEQANAGISGEVPAASGEVRDAGAKGNAFSYRLDRSKAGTPAPDFAFLDPDGGERTLQDFAGRPLLVNLWATWCAPCIAEMPTLDRIAAAQGARGLAVLTLSQDMQGMKAVTPFFQKHKLPHLRGYADPENRFGFHYATGQLPTTVIYDAQGKEMVRVIGAMDWEGPEAKALIDAATAS encoded by the coding sequence ATGATACTGCTCCTGCCTGCCGCCCTGGCGGCCTGCGATAGGCAATCCCGGTCCCCGGAGCAAGCCAATGCAGGCATCAGCGGTGAGGTTCCCGCCGCCTCCGGCGAAGTCAGGGACGCGGGCGCGAAGGGCAATGCTTTCAGCTACAGGCTGGACCGCAGCAAGGCGGGCACCCCCGCGCCCGATTTCGCCTTCCTCGATCCCGATGGCGGGGAAAGGACGTTGCAGGACTTCGCCGGCCGCCCGCTGCTCGTCAATCTCTGGGCCACCTGGTGTGCGCCGTGCATCGCGGAAATGCCCACACTGGACCGGATCGCGGCGGCCCAGGGCGCCAGGGGGCTGGCCGTCCTCACTCTCTCGCAGGACATGCAGGGAATGAAGGCGGTGACGCCCTTCTTCCAGAAGCACAAGCTGCCCCATCTCAGGGGCTATGCGGACCCGGAAAACCGGTTCGGCTTCCATTACGCCACCGGCCAGCTCCCCACCACGGTCATTTATGACGCGCAGGGCAAGGAAATGGTGCGGGTGATCGGCGCGATGGATTGGGAAGGGCCGGAGGCGAAGGCGCTGATCGATGCAGCGACAGCTTCCTGA
- the argH gene encoding argininosuccinate lyase, protein MWGGRFAAGPASIMREINASIPFDKRLWKQDIAGSKAHVAMLAAQGIVDGEDAQAITEGLSRIAAEYEANGVPVNLDLEDIHMVTESRLAELIGPAAGRLHTARSRNDQVATDFRLWVRDAIDEVEAGLLGLQRALVARAEEHVDAVMPGFTHLQSAQPVTLGHHLMAYYEMVRRDRSRFADARARLNECPLGAAALAGTGFPTDRHMTAAALGFAKPTDNSLDSVSDRDFALDYLMAATQASLHLSRLAEEFIIWASQPFGFVKLPDAYSTGSSIMPQKRNPDAAELVRGHAGRIMGCMNALCVTMKGLPLAYSKDMQDDKPPVFEAHDLLGLSIAAMTGMIETVTFRTDRMRGLAESGFATATDLADWLVREGGIPFREAHHITGRAVAAAEATGVPLDRLPLETLKDIDARIDERVYAVLTVDASVASRQSHGGTAPSQVRARVAQAKEELGS, encoded by the coding sequence ATGTGGGGCGGCCGGTTCGCAGCCGGCCCGGCATCGATCATGCGTGAGATAAATGCCTCCATCCCCTTCGACAAGCGATTGTGGAAACAGGATATCGCCGGGTCCAAGGCGCATGTCGCGATGCTGGCCGCGCAGGGGATCGTCGATGGCGAGGATGCGCAGGCGATCACCGAGGGACTGAGCCGCATCGCCGCCGAATATGAAGCGAACGGCGTGCCGGTGAACCTGGACCTGGAAGATATCCACATGGTCACGGAGTCGCGGCTGGCCGAGTTGATCGGCCCCGCGGCCGGCCGCCTGCACACCGCGCGCAGCCGCAACGACCAGGTGGCGACCGATTTCCGCCTGTGGGTGCGCGACGCGATCGATGAAGTGGAGGCCGGGCTGCTGGGTCTCCAGCGGGCGCTGGTGGCACGGGCGGAGGAGCATGTCGATGCGGTGATGCCCGGCTTTACCCATCTGCAATCCGCGCAGCCGGTAACGCTGGGCCATCATCTGATGGCCTATTATGAAATGGTGCGGCGCGACCGCAGCCGCTTCGCCGATGCGCGCGCGCGGCTGAACGAATGTCCGCTGGGCGCGGCGGCGCTGGCCGGGACCGGATTCCCGACCGATCGCCACATGACGGCGGCGGCGCTGGGCTTTGCCAAGCCGACCGACAACAGCCTGGACAGCGTCAGCGACCGCGACTTCGCGCTCGACTATCTGATGGCGGCGACCCAGGCCTCGCTGCACCTGTCGCGGCTGGCCGAGGAGTTCATCATCTGGGCGAGCCAGCCCTTCGGCTTCGTGAAATTGCCCGACGCCTATTCGACCGGCAGTTCGATCATGCCGCAGAAGCGCAACCCCGACGCGGCCGAACTGGTGCGGGGCCATGCCGGGCGGATCATGGGATGCATGAATGCGCTGTGCGTCACCATGAAGGGGCTGCCGCTGGCCTATTCCAAGGACATGCAGGACGACAAGCCGCCGGTTTTCGAGGCGCACGACCTGCTGGGCCTGTCGATCGCGGCGATGACCGGGATGATCGAGACGGTGACGTTCCGCACCGACCGGATGCGGGGCCTGGCCGAAAGCGGCTTTGCGACCGCGACGGACCTGGCCGACTGGCTGGTGCGCGAAGGGGGCATTCCGTTCCGCGAGGCGCATCATATCACCGGCCGCGCGGTGGCTGCGGCGGAGGCAACGGGCGTGCCGCTGGACCGGCTGCCGCTCGAGACGCTGAAGGACATTGACGCGCGGATCGACGAGCGGGTCTATGCCGTGCTGACGGTCGACGCATCGGTCGCCAGCCGGCAGAGCCATGGCGGCACCGCGCCGAGCCAGGTACGGGCGCGTGTCGCGCAGGCCAAGGAGGAACTGGGGTCATGA
- the lysA gene encoding diaminopimelate decarboxylase: MDHFTYVDGAMQVEQVPMDAIAQAVGTPVYIYSTATLERHVGVFRAGLSQLADPLIAFAVKSNPNAAVLATLARLGLGADVVSGGELLRAVAAGIPANRIVFSGVGKTAEEMRIALEQGIYQFNLESEPEAEMLSDIAMSMGRKAPVAYRINPDVDAGTHAKISTGKSENKFGIPYDRAIESYAAARDLPGLDVQGVAVHIGSQLTDLAPLEAAFVKVGALIEALRAEGHDIRTADLGGGLGVPYDPSQPLPPSPADYGAMVCRVTQGWPVRLMFEPGRVIVGNAGALLSRVVRVKQGAQAPFVIVDAAMNDLMRPSLYDAWHDIRAVKPVGARATANVVGPVCETGDTFAMHRDMDVVLAGDLVAFMTAGAYGATMAGTYNSRPLTPEVLVSGDKWAVVRARPPIQALIDGDIIPDWVAKDIEH, translated from the coding sequence TTGGATCATTTCACCTATGTCGATGGCGCCATGCAGGTGGAGCAGGTGCCGATGGACGCGATCGCGCAGGCGGTCGGTACGCCCGTCTATATCTATTCGACCGCGACGCTGGAGCGCCATGTCGGCGTATTCCGCGCGGGCCTGTCGCAGCTTGCGGACCCGCTGATCGCTTTTGCGGTCAAGTCCAATCCCAACGCCGCCGTGCTGGCAACGCTGGCCAGGCTGGGCCTCGGCGCGGACGTGGTGTCGGGCGGCGAATTGCTGCGCGCGGTGGCGGCGGGCATTCCCGCGAACCGCATCGTCTTTTCCGGCGTCGGCAAGACCGCCGAGGAAATGCGGATCGCGCTGGAACAGGGCATCTACCAGTTCAACCTGGAGAGCGAGCCGGAAGCGGAAATGCTGTCGGACATCGCCATGTCGATGGGAAGGAAGGCGCCCGTCGCCTATCGCATCAACCCCGATGTGGATGCGGGCACCCATGCCAAGATTTCCACGGGCAAGTCGGAAAACAAGTTCGGCATTCCCTATGACCGGGCGATCGAGAGCTATGCAGCCGCGCGCGATCTGCCCGGGCTCGACGTGCAGGGCGTCGCCGTCCATATCGGCAGCCAGCTGACCGACCTTGCGCCGCTGGAGGCGGCCTTCGTCAAGGTCGGGGCGCTGATCGAGGCGCTGCGGGCGGAGGGGCATGACATCCGCACCGCCGACCTCGGCGGAGGCCTCGGCGTCCCCTATGATCCCTCGCAGCCCTTGCCGCCCAGCCCGGCGGACTATGGCGCGATGGTGTGTCGCGTGACGCAGGGCTGGCCGGTGCGGCTGATGTTCGAGCCGGGCCGGGTGATCGTGGGCAATGCGGGCGCCTTGCTCTCGCGCGTGGTGCGGGTGAAGCAGGGCGCGCAGGCACCCTTCGTGATCGTAGACGCCGCGATGAACGACCTGATGCGTCCCAGCCTCTATGACGCGTGGCATGATATCCGCGCGGTGAAGCCGGTGGGTGCGCGCGCCACCGCCAATGTGGTGGGGCCGGTGTGCGAGACGGGCGACACCTTCGCCATGCACCGCGACATGGATGTCGTGCTGGCCGGTGATCTGGTCGCCTTCATGACGGCGGGCGCCTATGGCGCGACCATGGCGGGCACCTATAACAGCCGGCCGTTGACGCCCGAAGTGCTGGTGTCCGGCGACAAATGGGCGGTGGTGCGGGCCCGGCCGCCGATCCAGGCGCTGATCGATGGCGACATCATCCCCGACTGGGTGGCCAAGGACATCGAACACTGA
- a CDS encoding siroheme synthase yields MQSLPVFLLLTGRPVILTGEGEAADAKRRLLERAGAIIVGEEDAAARIAIVSDGDGAVVARLRARGVLVNATDRPALCDFTLPAIVDRDPVLIAIGTGGASAGLAKALRQRLEAMLPARLGALAEALFGARAAIRARWADAGERRRAIDAGLAPGGIIDPLQEDAAGAVPSWLAGTGDHRGSRLESIRLLSGDPDDLTLRAARLLGEADRVYHPAHVPAAILDRARADAVRIVADGPPDAPGEGLSLWLYPG; encoded by the coding sequence ATGCAGAGCCTGCCCGTCTTCCTGTTGCTGACGGGCAGGCCGGTCATCCTGACCGGTGAGGGCGAGGCGGCCGACGCGAAACGCCGACTGCTGGAGCGGGCAGGCGCGATCATCGTCGGCGAGGAGGATGCGGCGGCGCGAATCGCCATCGTGTCGGACGGAGACGGCGCGGTCGTGGCGCGGCTGCGCGCGCGCGGCGTGCTGGTCAATGCGACCGATCGGCCGGCTCTTTGCGACTTTACCCTGCCGGCGATCGTGGACCGTGATCCGGTGCTGATCGCGATCGGCACCGGAGGCGCGTCGGCGGGCCTGGCCAAGGCTTTGCGGCAGCGGCTGGAAGCGATGTTGCCCGCCCGGCTGGGGGCGCTCGCGGAGGCGCTTTTCGGCGCGCGGGCGGCGATCCGCGCGCGCTGGGCCGATGCGGGCGAACGGCGACGGGCGATCGATGCGGGGCTGGCGCCGGGCGGGATCATCGATCCGTTGCAGGAGGACGCGGCCGGGGCTGTGCCATCCTGGCTGGCAGGGACGGGCGACCATCGTGGGTCGCGGCTGGAGTCGATCCGGCTGCTGTCGGGCGATCCCGATGATCTGACGCTGCGCGCGGCGCGGCTGCTGGGGGAGGCGGATCGCGTCTATCATCCGGCGCATGTGCCGGCGGCGATCCTGGACCGCGCGCGGGCCGATGCTGTGCGGATCGTTGCGGATGGGCCGCCCGACGCGCCGGGCGAGGGCCTGTCGCTCTGGTTATATCCGGGCTGA
- a CDS encoding response regulator produces the protein MQFFRRNPIHPHRKPPAGDAAPMRRLRLLLVDENPVARAVVARRLSHLNYDVALAENGHVALGLLVTRPADIILIDMGLTLLPAVTTMEKMRAAHLAPSACVVMIGGREDGQSAIEALKAGADDHILKPFDFDLLDARLRHLCQRAEQVGTLNRHNAELDARIARRAVELGETRETLREMQADRARLVSSIQALQDEIARLQSARI, from the coding sequence ATGCAGTTTTTCAGGCGCAACCCGATTCATCCGCACAGGAAGCCCCCGGCCGGCGACGCTGCGCCGATGCGCCGTCTGCGCCTGCTGCTGGTCGACGAAAATCCCGTGGCCCGCGCCGTCGTGGCGCGCCGCCTGTCCCATCTCAACTATGATGTGGCGCTGGCCGAAAACGGCCATGTCGCGCTCGGCCTGCTGGTAACGCGACCGGCGGACATCATCCTGATCGACATGGGCCTGACCTTGCTGCCGGCGGTGACGACGATGGAAAAGATGCGCGCCGCCCATCTCGCGCCATCGGCCTGCGTCGTCATGATCGGTGGTCGCGAGGACGGCCAGTCCGCGATCGAGGCGCTGAAGGCCGGCGCCGACGACCATATCCTCAAGCCCTTCGACTTCGACCTGCTCGATGCCCGCCTGCGGCATCTGTGCCAGCGCGCCGAGCAGGTGGGGACGCTCAACCGGCACAATGCCGAACTGGACGCGCGCATCGCCCGCCGCGCGGTGGAACTGGGCGAAACCCGCGAAACGCTGCGCGAAATGCAGGCCGACCGCGCTCGTCTCGTCTCCTCGATCCAGGCCTTGCAGGACGAAATCGCGCGGCTGCAATCAGCCCGGATATAA
- a CDS encoding transposase: MPRLIETPASEDSIGLDELVDWCESAAFDPSCEDGLAEAAPMLRALSRNRHFLADAAIAELKTRCAEQRRINPYSAQVMLLRPPGGKYVLRAVFWPAVGDHVVRMSGTAPFLYHVAHDHGFDFLTVGYLGPGYGSDYYVYEGDVAGAAGEAVALRFVERSYLSEGRMLLYRANRDIHAQLPPDSLSVSLNILASAPGQGWRRQYRFDTARGVIAECMTVASAQMLLELAVGCGSDNAQDLADSFSRAHPQDAMRLTAWQAIGATLEDAARLAHWEQGARSSSPLIRRASVAALEIIHYGDEMACFSAAGTVG; encoded by the coding sequence ATGCCGCGCCTGATCGAAACCCCGGCGTCGGAGGATAGCATCGGCCTCGACGAGTTGGTGGACTGGTGCGAAAGCGCCGCGTTCGACCCGTCATGCGAGGATGGGCTGGCGGAGGCTGCGCCGATGCTGCGCGCCCTGTCGCGCAACCGCCATTTCCTGGCCGATGCGGCGATCGCCGAACTCAAGACGCGGTGCGCCGAACAGCGGCGGATCAACCCCTATTCGGCGCAGGTGATGCTGCTGCGGCCGCCGGGGGGCAAATATGTGCTGCGGGCGGTCTTCTGGCCCGCGGTCGGCGACCATGTCGTGCGGATGAGCGGGACGGCGCCTTTTCTTTATCATGTGGCGCACGACCATGGCTTCGATTTTCTGACCGTGGGCTATCTGGGGCCGGGCTATGGGTCGGACTATTATGTCTATGAGGGCGATGTCGCCGGGGCGGCGGGGGAGGCGGTGGCGCTGCGCTTCGTGGAACGCAGCTATCTGAGTGAAGGGCGGATGCTGCTCTACCGCGCCAATCGCGATATTCATGCGCAATTGCCGCCCGATTCGCTCTCCGTATCGCTCAATATCCTGGCGAGTGCGCCGGGGCAGGGCTGGCGGCGCCAATATCGGTTCGACACGGCCAGGGGCGTGATCGCCGAATGCATGACGGTGGCGAGCGCGCAGATGCTGCTGGAACTGGCGGTCGGATGCGGTAGCGACAATGCGCAGGACCTGGCGGACAGCTTTTCCAGGGCGCACCCGCAGGATGCGATGCGACTGACCGCCTGGCAGGCGATCGGCGCGACGCTGGAGGATGCAGCGCGGCTGGCGCATTGGGAACAGGGTGCGCGCAGCAGCAGCCCGCTGATCCGCCGGGCCAGCGTCGCGGCCCTCGAAATCATCCATTATGGAGATGAAATGGCTTGTTTTTCTGCTGCCGGAACGGTCGGATGA
- a CDS encoding response regulator transcription factor gives MSGRMECHGLGSDFAPVARALNARGFDLAMRGDAVRPHLRAGDATILWQRVDDPAERARALESGAHEVVGPWMHEEETVARIIRLARERQPQLALGDLLIQLVDRSVTRAGRAVPLLAREYALLLHLARRPGEAVTRGELLRAVWRLDFDPGTNSVEVHMSRLRAKLDRGFARPMLHTVRGQGYMLETAEGGGSSGV, from the coding sequence GTGAGCGGACGGATGGAATGCCATGGTTTGGGCAGCGATTTCGCCCCGGTGGCGCGGGCGCTGAACGCGCGCGGGTTCGACCTGGCGATGCGCGGCGACGCCGTCCGCCCCCACCTGCGCGCCGGGGATGCGACGATATTGTGGCAGCGGGTGGATGATCCGGCCGAACGGGCGCGGGCGCTGGAAAGCGGCGCGCATGAGGTTGTCGGTCCCTGGATGCACGAGGAGGAAACGGTCGCGCGGATCATCCGCCTGGCGCGGGAGCGGCAACCGCAACTCGCGCTGGGCGACCTGCTGATCCAACTGGTCGATCGCAGTGTGACGCGGGCGGGACGGGCGGTGCCGCTGCTGGCGCGCGAATATGCTCTGCTGCTGCATCTGGCGCGTCGTCCCGGCGAGGCAGTAACGCGCGGCGAATTGCTGCGCGCGGTGTGGCGGCTGGATTTCGACCCCGGCACCAACAGCGTGGAGGTGCATATGTCGCGCCTGCGCGCCAAGCTCGACCGGGGCTTTGCCCGGCCGATGCTGCATACGGTGAGAGGGCAGGGTTATATGCTGGAGACGGCCGAAGGTGGCGGATCGTCAGGTGTGTAG
- a CDS encoding TetR/AcrR family transcriptional regulator codes for MTESKTPPPSGRREARRRNRQDMILTVAERYFLEHGYAGTTMSGIAAALGGSKGTLWSHFPSKEALFAAVLGRVAGAYRAQLSQILDPEGELGSILHRACISLIAKVTSAEAIALHRLIISEGGRFPELSQIFFELAPRNTRSMLADFLKGAMARGHLRQADAYNAARVLMALCMAGSHQQLLMAQIKAPDPAQIELDAAFAVDIFLRAYTPDDPPPSAVSSI; via the coding sequence ATGACGGAGAGTAAGACGCCCCCACCGAGCGGCCGCCGGGAAGCGCGCCGCCGCAATCGGCAGGACATGATTCTGACCGTGGCGGAGCGTTATTTTCTCGAACATGGTTATGCGGGGACGACCATGTCGGGCATCGCCGCCGCGCTTGGCGGGTCGAAGGGCACCTTGTGGAGCCATTTCCCGTCGAAGGAAGCGTTGTTCGCGGCCGTACTCGGGCGGGTGGCCGGCGCCTATCGGGCGCAGCTCTCGCAAATACTCGATCCCGAAGGGGAACTCGGCTCGATCCTGCACCGTGCCTGTATCAGCCTGATCGCCAAGGTCACGTCGGCCGAAGCCATCGCGCTCCACCGCCTCATCATTTCCGAAGGCGGCCGCTTTCCCGAACTCAGCCAGATATTCTTCGAACTTGCCCCCCGCAACACGCGCTCCATGCTCGCGGACTTCCTGAAAGGCGCGATGGCGCGGGGTCATTTGCGGCAGGCGGACGCCTATAACGCGGCCCGCGTGCTGATGGCGCTCTGCATGGCAGGTAGCCACCAACAATTGCTCATGGCCCAGATCAAGGCGCCCGACCCGGCGCAGATCGAGTTGGATGCGGCCTTCGCCGTCGACATCTTCCTGCGCGCCTACACACCTGACGATCCGCCACCTTCGGCCGTCTCCAGCATATAA
- a CDS encoding efflux transporter outer membrane subunit, with the protein MAVSRMAFSSRVMCAATSVMALAACAAVPDLGPKPVVRAPESVAAQQSLAASDAAWPRDDWWTAYGDPQLTALIEEGLRNAPDMAIAAARFRQAQAMAQQAGAAMLPSANLEASAAATKQSYNMGMPKEFVPQGWLGTGRVALDLGFDLDLWGKNKASLAAATSEARAAEIDAQQARLALTTGIADAYADLARLHDEAEIQQRTLDIRTASQKLVADRRQNGLETRGNVRQADATVSSAKAQLAGAQLAIRVRQHQIAALIGAGPDRGLSITRPQPGKLAPLGLPADVTTNLVARRPDIAAALARTEAAAKQIKVARADFFPAVRLSALIGLQSLGYNTIFANGGAVGSAQPFANNLFEKDSLFGNAGPAISLPIFRGGALQGQYRGARATYDEAVAAYDKTVLAAYQQVADAVTTRRTLEQRLADARAAVAASEDAYAVAQKRYQGGLSTYLDVLNVEDQLLAAREALAGLEAGAFSTDIALIRALGGGFTVGEPLSKDQPHG; encoded by the coding sequence ATGGCGGTGAGTCGCATGGCTTTTTCCTCCCGCGTGATGTGCGCGGCGACATCGGTGATGGCGTTGGCGGCCTGCGCCGCGGTTCCCGATCTTGGTCCCAAACCCGTGGTTCGCGCGCCGGAGAGCGTGGCTGCGCAGCAAAGCCTGGCTGCGTCCGATGCGGCTTGGCCCAGGGATGATTGGTGGACCGCCTATGGCGATCCGCAGCTGACCGCACTGATCGAGGAAGGGCTGCGCAATGCGCCCGACATGGCGATCGCGGCGGCGCGTTTCCGCCAGGCCCAGGCGATGGCGCAGCAGGCGGGTGCGGCGATGCTGCCGTCGGCCAATCTGGAGGCCAGCGCGGCTGCCACCAAGCAAAGCTACAATATGGGGATGCCCAAGGAGTTCGTTCCGCAGGGTTGGCTCGGCACCGGTCGGGTAGCGCTGGATCTTGGCTTCGACCTGGACCTGTGGGGCAAGAACAAGGCGTCGCTGGCGGCCGCGACATCCGAGGCGCGGGCGGCCGAGATCGACGCCCAGCAGGCGCGGCTGGCGCTGACGACGGGCATTGCCGATGCCTACGCCGATCTTGCTCGCCTTCATGACGAGGCGGAAATCCAGCAGCGCACGCTCGACATCCGCACGGCGAGCCAGAAATTGGTCGCCGACCGGCGGCAAAATGGGCTGGAAACGCGCGGCAACGTCCGCCAGGCGGACGCCACCGTGTCGTCGGCCAAGGCGCAACTGGCCGGCGCGCAGCTGGCGATCCGGGTACGGCAGCATCAGATCGCGGCGCTGATCGGCGCAGGGCCTGATCGCGGCCTGTCGATCACCCGACCGCAGCCAGGCAAGCTGGCGCCGCTCGGTCTCCCGGCCGATGTCACCACCAACCTCGTCGCGCGTCGGCCCGACATCGCGGCGGCGCTTGCCCGCACCGAGGCGGCGGCCAAGCAGATCAAGGTGGCGCGGGCCGATTTCTTTCCGGCGGTGCGGCTGAGCGCGCTGATCGGCCTCCAGTCGCTCGGCTACAACACGATCTTCGCCAATGGCGGCGCGGTCGGTTCGGCGCAGCCCTTCGCCAACAATCTGTTCGAGAAGGATTCGCTCTTCGGCAATGCCGGCCCGGCGATCAGCCTGCCGATCTTCCGGGGCGGAGCGTTGCAGGGCCAGTATCGCGGAGCGCGCGCCACCTATGACGAAGCGGTCGCTGCCTATGACAAGACGGTGCTCGCCGCCTATCAGCAGGTGGCCGATGCCGTCACGACGCGCCGGACGCTGGAGCAGCGGCTGGCCGATGCCCGGGCCGCCGTCGCCGCGTCGGAAGATGCCTATGCCGTGGCGCAGAAACGCTATCAGGGCGGCCTGTCGACCTATCTCGACGTGCTGAACGTCGAGGACCAGTTGTTGGCGGCGCGCGAGGCGCTGGCCGGGCTGGAGGCAGGTGCCTTCTCCACCGATATTGCCCTTATCCGTGCGCTGGGCGGTGGCTTCACCGTCGGCGAACCTCTCTCCAAGGACCAACCGCATGGCTGA
- a CDS encoding EmrA/EmrK family multidrug efflux transporter periplasmic adaptor subunit: MADAALDTTDAQQEGRQSARRIWLTRLALAVIVLGLIWAAWYLLVGRNQVSTDNAYVNAEMAQVTPLISAQATEVLVSDTQMVKKGDILVRLDPTNAQIAVAQAQADLAEARRRFRQTAATSDSLAAQVDARGADIVQARAQLATAQADFDKARIDLQRREALVGDGAVSGDEVTAARKGYAAARAALDLARAGVKTAEATRSAASGQLEANDALVRGSTIDTDPAVMAAQAKLDSAKLDLDRTVIRAPIDGVVTKRQVQVGQRVAQGNAIMSIVPLAQLYVDANFKERQLRGVKVGMPATLTSDLYGGDVVYHGKVVGFAGGTGSAMSLIPAQNATGNWIKVVQRLPLRIALDPRELAAHPLRVGLSMEVELELSEK; the protein is encoded by the coding sequence ATGGCTGACGCCGCTCTCGACACCACCGACGCACAGCAGGAAGGGCGCCAGTCGGCGCGCAGGATATGGCTGACCCGGCTGGCGCTGGCGGTCATCGTCCTCGGCCTGATCTGGGCGGCCTGGTACCTGCTGGTCGGGCGTAACCAGGTCAGCACGGACAATGCCTATGTGAACGCCGAGATGGCGCAGGTGACGCCGCTGATTTCCGCGCAGGCGACCGAAGTGCTGGTCAGCGACACCCAGATGGTGAAGAAGGGCGACATATTGGTCAGGCTGGACCCGACCAACGCCCAGATCGCCGTGGCACAGGCACAGGCCGACCTGGCCGAAGCGCGGCGGCGTTTCCGCCAGACGGCCGCGACCAGTGATTCGCTGGCGGCGCAGGTCGATGCGCGCGGCGCGGACATCGTCCAGGCGCGTGCGCAGCTGGCCACCGCACAGGCCGATTTCGACAAGGCGCGCATCGACCTCCAGCGGCGCGAGGCGCTGGTGGGAGACGGCGCGGTGTCCGGCGACGAAGTCACCGCCGCGCGCAAGGGCTATGCCGCTGCCCGGGCCGCGCTGGATCTGGCGCGCGCGGGCGTCAAGACGGCCGAGGCGACGCGCAGCGCGGCGAGCGGCCAGCTGGAAGCCAATGACGCGCTGGTGCGCGGATCGACGATCGACACCGACCCGGCGGTGATGGCCGCCCAGGCGAAGCTGGATTCGGCGAAGCTGGACCTCGATCGGACCGTCATTCGCGCGCCGATCGACGGCGTCGTCACCAAGCGGCAGGTGCAGGTCGGCCAGCGCGTGGCGCAGGGCAACGCGATCATGTCCATCGTGCCGCTGGCCCAGCTTTATGTCGATGCGAACTTCAAGGAACGCCAGCTGCGTGGCGTGAAGGTCGGGATGCCCGCCACGCTGACGTCGGACCTCTATGGCGGCGATGTCGTCTATCATGGCAAGGTTGTCGGTTTCGCCGGCGGCACCGGATCGGCCATGTCTCTGATCCCCGCGCAGAATGCGACCGGCAACTGGATCAAGGTGGTGCAGCGCCTGCCGCTGCGCATTGCGCTCGATCCCAGGGAACTCGCCGCGCATCCGTTGCGGGTCGGTCTGTCGATGGAAGTCGAACTCGAACTTTCCGAAAAATAA